One genomic region from Sphingobacterium multivorum encodes:
- a CDS encoding transglutaminase domain-containing protein, giving the protein MRQFLTLFLIFSIYTNSIAQTFDFGKVSISDFSRTDLDSNANAIVLNEFGRSSVFVDDYDNRVKLQHEYHVLIRINNKEGFKKANFEIPSYKRGSYIRDYFDELKAVTYNLENGRIEKTELENKKVFKENYSAYLDLNKFTLPNIKEGSIIEVSYRTLEQDLFNFKTWEFQDDIPKIQSQYIAIIPASFSYNVVLRGPYKLTDQKAEALKEYIFLDGLRMDCSKLTYTMKNIPAFMEEDYMTSPTNFKSAIYYELESIFYPSTGSKKTFSKTWKDVDTDLMNEKAFGGQLKKTDLFKAHLATIVSPTDTKLEKAKKIYNYINKQIKWNNYLGKYAETGIEKALEKRTGNIGDINLALVTALLAADLEAYPIILSTRRNGTPNALFPVLSDFDYVIACVDIDGVKFKLDASNSYLPFGQLPLQCLNERGRIIYSRKSSDWFPLTVEESSDVNHILEGALDEQSKIKGKLTISSSGNKAFLKRQHIAKFNSLEEYWEKLDEEMPNITLTKSSIQNLANIDQPLIEEFDVVLDVSKQMEQDVLVLAPNIIDRISYNPFKAQERTYPVDMGFKSKTQYTIKLTIPDRYEIVEKPQNASLALPESTAKYRYVTQINGNQLEILQSLAFNKPIFSVDEYFSLKELYSRIIQQQKLDIKLIGKK; this is encoded by the coding sequence ATGCGCCAGTTTTTAACGCTATTTTTAATATTTTCTATTTATACAAATAGTATAGCCCAAACTTTTGACTTTGGTAAAGTTTCTATTTCAGATTTTTCACGAACAGACCTGGATAGCAATGCCAATGCAATCGTACTCAATGAGTTTGGACGGAGCTCTGTCTTTGTTGATGATTATGATAATCGCGTAAAACTTCAACATGAATACCATGTACTTATCCGGATCAATAACAAAGAAGGGTTTAAAAAAGCTAATTTTGAAATTCCCTCGTATAAACGCGGAAGTTACATACGTGACTATTTTGACGAACTAAAGGCTGTTACGTATAACTTAGAAAATGGTAGGATCGAGAAAACAGAGCTTGAAAATAAAAAAGTTTTCAAGGAAAATTACTCAGCCTATCTGGATCTTAATAAGTTCACCCTTCCGAATATTAAAGAAGGATCTATTATCGAAGTGTCCTATCGCACGCTGGAGCAGGATTTATTTAATTTCAAGACATGGGAATTTCAAGACGATATCCCCAAAATACAAAGCCAATATATCGCCATTATTCCTGCTTCTTTTTCCTACAATGTAGTTTTACGTGGCCCTTACAAGCTTACCGATCAAAAAGCCGAAGCACTGAAAGAATATATTTTCCTGGATGGACTGCGAATGGACTGTTCAAAATTGACCTATACCATGAAGAACATCCCCGCATTTATGGAAGAGGACTACATGACTTCGCCAACCAATTTCAAATCTGCAATCTATTATGAGCTTGAATCAATCTTTTATCCAAGTACTGGTAGCAAGAAGACATTTAGCAAAACCTGGAAAGACGTCGATACAGACCTCATGAATGAAAAGGCTTTTGGAGGTCAATTAAAAAAAACAGACTTATTCAAAGCCCATTTAGCAACAATTGTATCGCCTACTGACACCAAATTAGAAAAAGCAAAAAAGATATATAACTATATCAACAAACAAATAAAATGGAATAATTATTTAGGTAAATATGCTGAAACTGGTATTGAAAAAGCATTGGAAAAACGAACCGGCAATATCGGGGACATCAATTTAGCACTGGTAACCGCGCTATTAGCGGCAGATCTGGAGGCCTACCCTATAATTCTTTCAACACGCCGAAACGGTACACCTAACGCCTTATTTCCCGTATTATCCGACTTTGACTATGTCATCGCTTGCGTAGATATAGATGGCGTAAAATTTAAATTAGATGCCTCCAATTCATACCTACCTTTTGGACAGCTGCCTTTACAATGCTTAAATGAACGGGGAAGAATTATCTACTCCAGAAAAAGCTCAGACTGGTTTCCGCTTACGGTAGAAGAATCTTCCGATGTCAACCACATATTGGAGGGAGCTTTAGATGAACAATCTAAAATTAAGGGAAAACTGACCATAAGCAGCAGTGGCAACAAAGCCTTCTTAAAACGTCAGCATATTGCCAAATTCAATTCTTTGGAGGAATATTGGGAAAAACTAGACGAAGAAATGCCCAATATCACGTTAACTAAATCAAGTATCCAAAATCTAGCGAATATTGATCAACCATTGATAGAAGAATTTGACGTCGTCCTAGATGTCTCCAAACAAATGGAACAAGACGTATTGGTATTGGCGCCCAATATTATTGACAGGATTTCCTACAACCCCTTTAAAGCACAGGAAAGAACTTATCCAGTCGATATGGGCTTTAAATCAAAAACGCAATACACAATCAAATTGACAATCCCCGATCGTTATGAAATTGTTGAAAAACCTCAAAATGCATCGTTAGCACTCCCCGAATCAACTGCAAAATATAGATACGTCACTCAAATCAATGGCAATCAACTTGAGATTCTGCAGAGCCTGGCGTTTAACAAACCCATCTTTTCAGTCGATGAGTATTTTTCGCTCAAAGAATTGTATTCACGTATTATTCAACAACAAAAACTAGACATAAAATTAATCGGTAAAAAATGA
- a CDS encoding OmpA/MotB family protein codes for MKNLVFPMTVLTASLFVVGCGVSKKQYAGLQSDYSKLQTEHSQLTKQYQDGQLQLAEGRTRIKSLEDQLASERQNNADLRSAYAALQKSLDNSINQNSQGNINISKLVDEINASNKYIKHLVETKNKSDSLNLVLTNNLTRSLSREELQEVDVQVLKGVVYISLADNMLYKSGSYEINDRADQTLSKIAKIIQDYRDYEVLIEGNTDTDPISKPNIRNNWDLSTLRASSVVQALQNKYGVDPKRLTAGGRGEYNPIADNTTALGKQRNRRTQIIITPKLDQFMELIDKAPEATEVPSAQ; via the coding sequence ATGAAGAATTTAGTTTTTCCAATGACTGTATTAACGGCCAGTTTGTTTGTTGTCGGATGTGGTGTCAGCAAAAAGCAATATGCTGGTTTACAGTCCGACTATAGTAAATTGCAAACGGAGCACAGTCAATTGACCAAGCAATATCAGGATGGACAACTTCAATTAGCTGAAGGCCGGACACGGATCAAGAGTTTAGAAGATCAGTTGGCTTCCGAACGACAAAATAATGCGGACCTCCGATCGGCTTATGCTGCTTTGCAGAAATCGCTCGATAACAGTATTAATCAGAATTCACAGGGAAATATTAATATTTCTAAGCTGGTTGATGAAATTAACGCTTCAAATAAATACATTAAGCATCTCGTTGAGACGAAAAACAAATCCGATTCCTTGAATCTGGTATTGACAAATAATTTGACAAGATCACTTAGCCGTGAGGAACTGCAGGAAGTTGATGTACAGGTATTAAAAGGGGTCGTTTATATCTCACTTGCTGATAACATGCTTTACAAATCCGGTAGCTATGAAATTAATGATAGAGCCGATCAGACGTTAAGCAAAATTGCGAAAATTATCCAGGATTATAGAGATTATGAAGTTTTGATTGAAGGTAATACTGATACGGATCCAATTTCTAAACCTAATATTCGGAATAACTGGGATTTAAGTACGCTGAGAGCCTCTTCTGTAGTACAGGCTTTACAAAATAAATACGGTGTGGATCCGAAGCGTTTAACTGCAGGTGGTAGAGGAGAATATAATCCAATTGCAGATAATACGACCGCGCTAGGTAAGCAACGGAATCGAAGAACGCAGATTATTATAACCCCTAAATTGGATCAATTTATGGAGTTGATTGATAAGGCCCCGGAGGCTACCGAGGTACCATCGGCACAATAG